In Ovis aries strain OAR_USU_Benz2616 breed Rambouillet chromosome 14, ARS-UI_Ramb_v3.0, whole genome shotgun sequence, a single genomic region encodes these proteins:
- the ZNF579 gene encoding zinc finger protein 579, with the protein MDPQPPPPAQGSPPHRGRGRGRGRGRGRGRGRGRGGAGAPRAPLPCPTCGRLFRFPYYLSRHRLSHSGLRPHACPLCPKAFRRPAHLSRHLRGHGPQPPLRCAACPRTFPEPAQLRRHLAQEHAGGGVELAIDRAAKEATESSWGPQDKAAEQPPGAGAEEEDAAPEAAAAARPEPWAAGEPGTPAAASSAGAREPEGAGAEAEAGAAELRAELALAAGRQEEKQVLLQADWTLLCLRCREAFATKGELKAHPCLRPEGDQEGEGGPPPRPKRHQCSICLKAFARPWSLSRHRLVHSTDRPFVCTDCGLAFRLASYLRQHRRVHGALSLLAPLPAAAKKDDKAVAAGGRTSGRGPEGGEGAEGGPGGQNGGEAAPARAPAGEPRFWCPECGKGFRRRAHLRQHGVTHSGARPFQCVRCQREFKRLADLARHAQVHAGGPAPHPCPHCSRRFSRAYSLLRHQRCHRAELERAAAAQQALQAPASPPRAPMPPAGQEAEGLPLPLAHIKEEPPSPGSPPQSPAAAPPVFLSASCFDSQDHSAFEMEEEETESKAHLHGLGGLAS; encoded by the coding sequence ATGGATCCGCAGCCCCCTCCACCAGCCCAGGGCAGCCCACCTcaccggggccggggccggggccggggccgagGCCGTGggaggggccggggccggggccgggggggCGCTGGAGCCCCCCGggcgcccctgccctgccccacgtGTGGCCGCCTCTTCCGCTTCCCCTACTACCTCTCTCGGCACCGGCTGAGCCACTCAGGCCTGCGGCCCCACGCCTGCCCCCTGTGCCCTAAGGCCTTCCGCCGGCCGGCCCACCTCTCCCGCCACCTGCGTGGCCACGGGCCGCAGCCCCCGCTGCGCTGCGCCGCCTGCCCGCGCACCTTCCCCGAGCCGGCGCAACTCCGGCGCCACCTGGCCCAGGAGCACGCAGGAGGCGGCGTCGAGCTGGCCATCGACAGGGCGGCCAAGGAGGCAACTGAGTCCAGCTGGGGCCCGCAGGACAAGGCCGCCGAGCAGCCGCCCGGCGCCGGAGCCGAGGAGGAAGACGCGGCGCCAGAGGCGGCGGCAGCAGCGCGGCCCGAGCCGTGGGCCGCGGGCGAGCCGGGCACGCCAGCAGCCGCCTCAAGCGCGGGAGCCCGCGAGCCAGAGGGGGCCGGGGCTGAGGCCGAGGCGGGGGCGGCGGAGCTCAGGGCCGAGCTGGCGCTGGCAGCtgggcggcaggaggagaagcaggtccTGCTGCAGGCCGACTGGACGCTGCTGTGTCTCCGCTGCCGGGAGGCCTTCGCCACCAAGGGCGAGCTCAAAGCGCACCCGTGCCTGCGCCCCGAGGGCGACCAGGAGGGCGAGGGCGGCCCCCCGCCGCGCCCCAAGCGCCACCAGTGCTCCATCTGCCTCAAGGCCTTCGCCAGGCCCTGGTCGCTGTCCCGCCACCGGCTGGTCCACTCCACCGACCGCCCCTTCGTGTGCACGGACTGCGGCCTGGCGTTCCGCCTGGCCTCCTACCTCCGCCAGCACCGCCGCGTCCACGGCGCACTCAGCCTGCTGGCCCCGCTGCCCGCGGCGGCCAAGAAGGACGACAAGGCGGTGGCGGCGGGCGGCCGGACCTCAGGGAGGGGGCCAGAAGGGGGCGAAGGGGCAGAGGGTGGGCCGGGCGGGCAGAACGGAGGCGAGGCGGCCCCGGCCCGGGCCCCAGCCGGCGAGCCCCGCTTCTGGTGCCCTGAGTGCGGCAAGGGCTTCCGGCGCAGGGCGCACCTGCGGCAGCACGGGGTGACCCACTCGGGTGCGAGGCCCTTCCAGTGCGTGCGCTGCCAGCGGGAGTTCAAGCGGCTGGCTGACCTGGCCCGCCATGCGCAGGTGCACGCGGGGGGCCCGGCCCCGCACCCCTGCCCGCACTGCTCGCGCCGCTTCTCCCGCGCCTACAGCCTGCTGCGCCACCAGCGCTGCCACCGCGCCGAGCTGGAGCGGGCCGCCGCCGCGCAGCAGGCGCTGCAGGCCCCGGCCTCGCCACCGCGTGCCCCGATGCCCCCCGCAGGCCAGGAGGCCGAGGGGCTCCCGCTGCCCCTCGCCCATATCAAGGAAGAGCCGCCGTCCCCGGGGTCCCCGCCCCAGTCGCCGGCGGCAGCACCCCCTGTCTTCCTCAGCGCCTCCTGCTTCGACAGCCAAGACCACTCGGCCTTCgagatggaggaagaggagacTGAGAGCAAGGCTCACCTGCACGGTCTGGGGGGCCTGGCCTCCTGA